CAAAGTCTTTAAATATCTGGCGCAACAATACAAGCAGGAAGCTTTTAAGTATGACACGGAATGGGTAGATTTTGATAACTCGACGGAAAATTGGCTTCAGTTTGAAGAACTTCGAGTTCGGCTGGATCAGCTTGTTTCGGAACTGCCCGAAAAATGCCAGCTTGTTTTCAAATTATCCCGCGAAGAAGGACTTACTTATAAACAGATCGCTGAGCACATGAACATCTCTGTGAAAACGGTCGAAACCCAATTAGGCCGTGCCTTAAAAAAAATACGCGCTGGTATTCAGCG
The Sphingobacterium multivorum genome window above contains:
- a CDS encoding RNA polymerase sigma-70 factor; translated protein: MKDFGGHSDEELIVLVQQDDSLAFEALYDRYWKKLYYQAARKTNSLEDAQEIVQNIFTSLWLRRHQLQIESNLASYLAVAVKYKVFKYLAQQYKQEAFKYDTEWVDFDNSTENWLQFEELRVRLDQLVSELPEKCQLVFKLSREEGLTYKQIAEHMNISVKTVETQLGRALKKIRAGIQRFLITL